One Helianthus annuus cultivar XRQ/B chromosome 7, HanXRQr2.0-SUNRISE, whole genome shotgun sequence genomic region harbors:
- the LOC110896568 gene encoding uncharacterized protein LOC110896568, with translation MMWTETMDNAFIQSMITQETNGYRIGGNFTPQVYKNMVAELSTNLQMTFTKAHLKNRLKTLKHRFSAWYDMFQGTSLSGFSWNPETQLIEAVDEVWQKLIDSKSKVVALKTKNVTNYHEMLELFAKDRALGARADTLKERNARLQKDYGINTETPPELDELLVANDVTLESQYNHDDDVHVVDTTSSLPK, from the exons ATGATGTGGACGGAAACTATGGATAATGCATTCATACAATCCATGATAACGCAAGAGACCAATGGTTATAGGATTGGTGGAAATTTTACTCCACAAGTATACAAAAATATGGTTGCGGAGCTTAGCACAAATCTTCAAATGACTTTTACCAAAGCTCATTTGAAGAATCGTTTAAAGACGTTAAAACACCGTTTTTCTGCCTGGTATGATATGTTTCAGGGAACGTCATTAAGTGGGTTCTCATGGAATCCTGAAACTCAACTAATTGAAGCGGTGGATGAAGTCTGGCAAAAATTAATAGAC TCAAAGTCAAAAGTTGTAGCGTTGAAGACGAAGAATGTTACAAACTATCATGAAATGCTAGAACTATTTGCAAAGGATAGGGCATTAGGTGCACGAGCTGACACTCTTAAAGAAAGAAATGCTCGATTGCAGAAGGATTATGGCATTAACACAGAAACACCTCCAGAACTGGATGAATTGTTAGTTGCCAATGATGTAACTCTAGAGAGCCAATACAATCATGATGATGATGTTCATGTGGTTGATACTACGTCTTCTCTACCTAAGTAG